TTTATATAGAATTGTATAGCAGATATTTCATGAGTTACATTTCCTACATCTGTGGATCCTATTCCTTGTGTTAAATCTCTTTCAATAAAAGGTTCCTTTATATTTTCCATATTACTCCTAACCAAAGATACTAATTCTTTATTGTTCCTAACTTCCTTTATAATTTCTCCTTCTTGTGTAATTATTACATCTGTATTCGTACTCAGTGCTGCCCCTTTTGCACAATTATTAACCTGTTCAATTATATCTAACAAATAATCATAATTAAGAGCTCTTATATTAAATAAAGCAGTTGCTTTTTCAGGTATAGTATTATGAGCATCTCCACCATCTGTAATAATTCCGTGAAGTCTGGAGTGATCCTTAATATGAAGTCTTAGAGCATTAACATTATTAAATAATTGAATAACTCCATTTAAAGCACTTGACCCTTTCCAAGGAAATGCTGCTGCATGCGCTGCTGTTCCTTTAAAATTATATTCTATAGTAGCAGCTGCAAATGAAATGTCATCAGGCATAGATGCATCTGCTGGATGCATTATTAAAGCAGCATCCAATTCTTTAAAAACACCCTTATTAACCATAGCAATCTTCCCACTTCCATATTCTTCAGCAGGGGTTCCTATAACCTTTAACACTCCCGAAACATTATTCTCTTCCATAATATTCTTTAATATCACTCCTGCACCTACCGAACTCGTTCCTATTAAATTATGTCCACATCCATGTCCAATTCCTGGTAAAGCATCATACTCCGCAAGAAATGCTATTTCTTTTCCAGAACGACCTGTATCATATACTGCTTCAAAAGATGTTGATAAATCAGCAATACCTTTAGTTACTTTAAATCCGTTCTTCTCTAAATAATCACATAGTATCTTCTGAGCCTTATACTCTTTATAAGATAACTCTGGATTTTTATGAATATAAGAGCTTATTCCTTCTAATTCCTCTTTTCTTTTCTCGGTCATATCTATAATATCATTTTTAAGATCTTCAATTTTTTTATTCATATATAAATTCATCTCCTTCTATTATATTAACCCTCTAATTGATAATATGAAATTTGAAATTAAAGCTGATCCAAAATAAGTTGAAGCCATAACTACAAATGAAACTATTACTATCTTCCAGCTTAAATCTTTAAATAAAGATAATTGATCTCCTACGGATATTCCTGCAAACGCTAACAATGGTAATCCAACTAGTGAAAAAATATAATGTTCCATAGACTCTACAATGATACCCTGAAGAGGTGATATCGGAAGAGTTAAAAAAAATGACACTAGTGTAGCCCATGCAAACCCTGGTAAATTTGGCCTTTTTATCAGATTTTTAAGTACTATTGAAATAACTACCATCAAAAAGCTTACCATAGTCGCAATTAGAACATTTCCTAAATTTGATTCTGATGATAAAATGTGTAATATTATTATCATTAAATATATGAATATTACAGTTTTAATTTGGTTCATAATGTCCGAAAATGTATCTTTCATATATATCCTCCCTTTAATAAACTAAATTTTTAAGAAATTATACAGTTTTTTTCCTCTTTAATCTTTTTAGTGGAGTAGAAATCTTATCATAATAAAAATTTGCCAAAGGTAATGAAATAAACATTTCTACATATACTCCTGTTACTGCTGTCAGTAGCCCACTAGTAGCCGAATAAGCTAAAATTTGATCACTTAGAGCAGGATCAGCAGCATTAGCAAGTGCTGTCGTTGCCGCTCCCATCATAGATGCACTTCCCATTCCAGAGGCCATTGCTAGTGCATATGGATGAAATCCAATAGTAAGTCCAATCGGTGCCAATATTGAATAAAATAATGCTCCGAATACACTTCCACTTATATAGGTACCTAAGGTCCCCATTCCTTCTCTTGAATCTAACCCATACTTATCTCCTATTATCCCTAATGCCGTGTCTCTACATAAAGAAAAAGTTGCTCCTACTGATGTTCTTCCAAGTCCCATCATAATTCCTAAAGGTAAAGCTATTAACATCGTCATTATATTACCAAGTTCTTGTAATAACAATGCAGGACCAGCATTTAACACTATTCCTACTTTAGGTCCCGCACTAATACCAAACATTATTCCTAGAGGGTATAACGTTAATGCTAGTAATTCTGGAGCGACATCTATTTCATCTTTACCTATTATTTTTTTGAAAGATGGAATAATCTTACCTATTAAATCTGGAGAACAAAGTATTCCAAATAATATTGCCCAGATTAGAGTCATTATTATAATCGGCATTCCAAAAATTGTAAATTCAATAGGACCAATTATTTCAGATAATACACATATAACTAATGAAACAAAAATTGCATTTCTACTTCCTTTGTTTACTTTCATAATCATTCCTCCATTCTTATTCGGTAAATTTTACTAAACTCTCAAACGCATTTCACAAAACCTTAAAATTATTTAATCTTAATAGTCTGATAATTTATTTTACAACCTCCTAATAATTTGTTTGTACTAAATATTATAGCAATTCTAAAATTTAAAAACTATTAGAGAATACCATAAAAAAACACTTAGACTTTTATGTGTTTACATAATCGTCTAAGTGCTTCATAACCACTATTTTAATTTTAGTATCTTTTTTAATTTCAATCCCATTTGTAAGGAAAAAGTATCTTCCACATTGTCAACTGAATATCCAGTAATCTCTTGAACTCGATTTAACCTATATCTCAATGTTTCAACATGAATGAAAAGTTTAGAAGATGTTACTTTTTTATTTAAATTACATTTTAAATATGTCTCTATTGTACCTAGTAAGTCGGTTCCATTATCATTATCATAAACTTCTAACTTTTTTATAGTGTTACAATAATAGTTATATACTTCAACATCTTCCTTTAATAAATATAATAATTTGATATTATCTAAACCTTCATAATAAACAACATCTTTTTCACAAAACAATGATGCTAGAAAAGATTCATTATATAAATCTTCTATTTGTTTTAAACTATTATAGGTTCTTGATACACCTATCGATGTTAAAACTTCATCTTCATAGCTTTGTAGCTCTTTTTTTATATCGTAAACTACATTTTTTAAATAAATATCAGATTCTATCTTTACAAATAGAAAGATTTTATCAGATCTAATTGTGGTCAAATAGCTATTGAAACCTAAAATATTATTTATAATTCTATAAATCTCATAATTATAGTCTATTAGTTCTTTCCAAGATTTTTTCAAAAAAACTTTAATACAGATTCCTATAAATTTTCCTGTT
The window above is part of the Tissierellales bacterium genome. Proteins encoded here:
- a CDS encoding M20 family metallopeptidase gives rise to the protein MNKKIEDLKNDIIDMTEKRKEELEGISSYIHKNPELSYKEYKAQKILCDYLEKNGFKVTKGIADLSTSFEAVYDTGRSGKEIAFLAEYDALPGIGHGCGHNLIGTSSVGAGVILKNIMEENNVSGVLKVIGTPAEEYGSGKIAMVNKGVFKELDAALIMHPADASMPDDISFAAATIEYNFKGTAAHAAAFPWKGSSALNGVIQLFNNVNALRLHIKDHSRLHGIITDGGDAHNTIPEKATALFNIRALNYDYLLDIIEQVNNCAKGAALSTNTDVIITQEGEIIKEVRNNKELVSLVRSNMENIKEPFIERDLTQGIGSTDVGNVTHEISAIQFYIKLKEDIGTHTIEFEESAGNDDGRRVLNSAIKVLAMSGLDVLLK
- a CDS encoding DUF3100 domain-containing protein, with product MKVNKGSRNAIFVSLVICVLSEIIGPIEFTIFGMPIIIMTLIWAILFGILCSPDLIGKIIPSFKKIIGKDEIDVAPELLALTLYPLGIMFGISAGPKVGIVLNAGPALLLQELGNIMTMLIALPLGIMMGLGRTSVGATFSLCRDTALGIIGDKYGLDSREGMGTLGTYISGSVFGALFYSILAPIGLTIGFHPYALAMASGMGSASMMGAATTALANAADPALSDQILAYSATSGLLTAVTGVYVEMFISLPLANFYYDKISTPLKRLKRKKTV